The Niastella koreensis GR20-10 genome includes a window with the following:
- a CDS encoding helix-turn-helix domain-containing protein gives MSLIQDDLKIVTQVVSRLRKEYKQFHTHVSLANDYFINERKLRKIFKLITGTTINDFLTKVRIEKTKEYLSNTDDSIKKIALNVGLDIRTLEKHFKRSTGKTPLEWRMDSKMQAYNRSRSAFNKK, from the coding sequence ATGAGCCTGATTCAAGATGATCTTAAAATAGTTACCCAGGTTGTATCGCGTTTAAGAAAGGAGTACAAACAGTTTCATACGCATGTAAGCCTCGCCAACGACTATTTTATCAATGAAAGAAAATTGCGTAAAATTTTTAAGCTAATAACCGGCACAACCATTAATGACTTTCTTACCAAAGTGCGAATCGAGAAAACTAAGGAATATCTTTCAAATACTGATGATAGCATTAAAAAGATCGCCCTTAATGTAGGCTTAGATATCCGTACCCTGGAAAAGCATTTTAAAAGGAGCACCGGCAAGACACCGTTAGAATGGAGGATGGACTCAAAAATGCAGGCATATAATCGTTCAAGGAGTGCTTTTAATAAAAAATAG
- a CDS encoding two-component regulator propeller domain-containing protein: MRFQMSIVLLLLLPFSLAVVAQSEHYNFSKLDIHTGLSHNQVNAILKDGDGFLWFGTMWGLDRFDGYSFKIFSKKPGDSTSLYDNFVLRLAELPGGKMWVLTRSNPCIYDSHTEKFDSDYNSYLKALGLPAGNVLNIVKGNKGRYWFLYDTLDLYQYSATEKKVKPFRPGFIYNPAQKITAVQETKDGKLWLVYQNGLLQQYDIASNKLIFSSTAFQKLTPGNNSHNLFVDGEGDLWLWHFDYGAVYYNPRDNSIKQFNESSIPAKLTSNLVSQIVQDNNGLIWVATDHGGVTLIDKKNNFSTSYLLNNPKDPNSISQNSINALYKDDNGIVWLGTYKQGVNYFNGNIVTFPRYHHQESNTKSIQYDDVNRFVEDKWGNLWIGTNGGGLIYFDRRNNTFKQYQHDPANKNSLSSNVIVSLCIDHEGILWVGTYFGGLNSYDGKTFRHYRHNEKDPLSLANDNVWEICEDRNRQLWIGTLGSGLDKFDRAAGHFEHFTYKGIERSPVPLTFISAMLQDSKGNLWIGSAFGIVVLEKNKTAPVFYYHTNDKTSLSHNNVFSFLEDSRGRMWVVTREGLNLFNEQTKTFRVFTAADGLPHNMILEMLEDDRGTFWLSTPNGLYNAIPQQKEKGLSFSLVGYDESNNLQNREFNENAALKTKAGELIFGGPSGFNIIDPDKIQKPVYHPGIVFTGLQILNNNVEPGESIDDRILLKQSLTRLQSIDLLYKENVFSIEFASPGMEHGAPDKYAYMMQGFNADWLYTDGDHRRATYTNLDPGHYTFKVKVQNGDGTWSAEKTLQVNIKPPFWRTPLAYLIYTLVVAVILLFARRIVLERIHMRYEVKQQRREAERAHALEQLKTKFFTNVSHEFRTPLSLIIAPLDRIIKNTTDDEQKKQLNLVQRNAKRLLNLVNQLLDFRKMEVQEVKLHPAIGDIIRFSEDVSHSFMDIAEKKGIQFSFSSNVTSLEIYFDKDKIEKILFNLLSNAFKYTHDNGQVSINLVYNARDNNEGDGTLAIEVKDTGIGIPADKQEKIFERFFQTDVPASMANQGTGIGLAITKEFVKLHNGIITVKSEPEQGTCFTVLLPAKKFYEPAVRPAGASIPVQDMEELMAEEGKKTDKKKTVIIVEDNEDLRFYLKDNLNGQYHVEEAINGKEGWEKIKQLNPDLVVSDIMMPLMDGIELARKIKTETQTAHIPIILLTAMGSEEKQLEGLKVGVNDYITKPFTFEILASRIRNLLAQQKLLQKKFQKQIEVNPAEITVTSVDEKFLKQALEVVEKQIDNPDFSVEDISRDMCMNRVTFYRKILSLTGKTPLEFIRSIRLKRAAQLLEKSGLSVAEIAYEVGFNSPKVFTKFFKEEFKVPPSQYAAGKNEKDDL, encoded by the coding sequence ATGCGTTTTCAAATGTCGATTGTCTTGCTGCTGCTGCTGCCGTTCTCGCTTGCTGTTGTTGCTCAGAGTGAGCATTATAATTTTTCCAAACTCGATATTCATACAGGACTGTCTCATAACCAGGTAAATGCCATTCTTAAAGATGGCGACGGATTTTTATGGTTTGGCACCATGTGGGGATTAGACCGTTTTGATGGTTATTCTTTTAAGATCTTCAGTAAAAAACCGGGTGACAGCACCTCCCTGTACGACAATTTTGTGCTCCGGCTGGCAGAGCTTCCCGGTGGCAAAATGTGGGTATTAACAAGAAGTAATCCCTGTATTTATGATTCCCATACCGAAAAATTCGATTCAGATTATAATAGCTATTTGAAAGCGCTTGGCTTACCCGCCGGTAACGTGTTAAATATTGTAAAAGGGAACAAGGGAAGATACTGGTTTTTATACGATACGCTCGACCTTTACCAGTACTCGGCCACAGAAAAGAAAGTAAAACCCTTCAGGCCCGGTTTTATCTACAACCCGGCCCAAAAGATCACGGCCGTTCAGGAAACAAAAGATGGCAAATTATGGCTGGTGTATCAAAATGGCCTATTACAGCAGTATGATATTGCTTCCAATAAGCTCATTTTCTCCTCCACCGCTTTTCAAAAACTCACCCCAGGTAACAATTCGCACAATCTTTTTGTAGATGGGGAGGGCGACCTGTGGTTGTGGCATTTCGATTATGGGGCTGTTTATTACAACCCCCGCGATAATTCCATAAAACAGTTTAACGAAAGTTCAATACCGGCAAAATTAACTTCCAACCTCGTAAGCCAGATCGTACAGGACAACAACGGGTTAATTTGGGTAGCCACCGACCACGGCGGGGTGACCCTGATAGATAAAAAAAATAATTTCAGCACCAGTTACCTGTTGAATAACCCCAAAGACCCCAACAGCATCAGTCAAAACAGTATTAATGCCTTGTATAAAGATGATAATGGCATTGTTTGGCTGGGCACCTATAAGCAGGGGGTAAATTATTTTAATGGCAACATCGTAACGTTTCCCCGTTATCACCACCAGGAATCAAATACCAAAAGCATTCAATACGACGATGTGAACCGCTTTGTAGAGGATAAATGGGGCAATCTATGGATCGGCACCAATGGCGGCGGATTGATCTATTTTGACCGCAGGAACAATACCTTCAAACAATACCAGCACGATCCTGCCAACAAGAACAGCCTGAGCAGTAACGTAATTGTAAGCCTGTGCATCGATCATGAAGGCATACTCTGGGTGGGTACTTATTTTGGCGGCCTCAACAGTTATGATGGCAAAACATTCAGGCATTACAGGCATAACGAGAAGGATCCGCTCAGCCTGGCAAACGATAATGTATGGGAAATTTGTGAAGACCGCAACCGGCAGTTGTGGATAGGGACGCTGGGCAGCGGGCTCGACAAATTTGACCGCGCCGCCGGCCATTTTGAACATTTTACCTATAAAGGAATTGAGCGCAGTCCCGTACCGCTTACTTTTATTTCTGCCATGCTTCAGGACAGTAAAGGTAATTTATGGATCGGGAGCGCCTTTGGCATCGTGGTGCTGGAAAAAAATAAAACGGCCCCGGTATTTTATTATCATACCAACGATAAAACAAGTTTAAGCCATAATAATGTCTTCAGTTTTCTCGAAGACAGCAGGGGGCGGATGTGGGTGGTCACCCGCGAAGGGCTGAACCTGTTTAACGAGCAAACAAAGACCTTCCGGGTATTTACTGCTGCCGACGGGTTACCGCATAATATGATCCTCGAAATGCTGGAAGATGACCGCGGTACCTTCTGGCTTTCTACCCCCAACGGTTTATACAATGCTATACCACAGCAAAAAGAAAAGGGACTATCCTTTTCCCTGGTTGGGTACGATGAATCGAATAACCTGCAGAACCGCGAGTTCAACGAAAATGCGGCGTTAAAAACAAAGGCCGGCGAACTGATCTTTGGCGGGCCCTCCGGTTTTAATATCATAGACCCCGATAAAATTCAGAAACCCGTTTACCATCCGGGAATTGTTTTCACCGGTTTGCAGATCCTGAATAACAATGTGGAACCGGGTGAATCGATCGATGACCGCATACTGTTAAAGCAATCTTTAACCCGGCTGCAAAGCATCGACCTTCTCTATAAAGAAAATGTTTTTTCCATTGAATTTGCATCGCCCGGTATGGAGCACGGCGCCCCGGATAAGTACGCCTACATGATGCAGGGGTTTAATGCCGACTGGCTGTATACCGATGGCGATCACCGAAGGGCTACTTATACCAACCTCGATCCCGGCCATTATACCTTTAAAGTAAAAGTGCAGAATGGCGATGGCACCTGGAGTGCCGAAAAAACCTTACAGGTGAATATTAAGCCGCCCTTCTGGCGAACGCCGCTGGCCTATCTCATTTATACCCTGGTGGTGGCCGTAATACTGCTGTTCGCGAGGCGCATAGTGCTGGAAAGGATCCATATGCGCTATGAAGTTAAACAACAGCGAAGAGAGGCGGAACGGGCACATGCACTCGAACAGTTAAAAACAAAATTCTTTACCAATGTGAGTCATGAGTTCCGTACACCGCTGAGCCTCATCATCGCTCCTTTAGACAGGATCATTAAAAATACAACAGACGACGAGCAGAAAAAACAATTGAACCTGGTGCAGCGAAATGCAAAACGCTTATTGAACCTCGTTAACCAGCTCCTCGATTTCAGGAAAATGGAGGTACAGGAAGTAAAATTACATCCGGCGATAGGCGATATCATCCGGTTTAGTGAAGACGTGAGCCATTCATTTATGGATATTGCAGAAAAGAAGGGCATTCAGTTTTCCTTCTCCTCCAATGTAACCAGCCTGGAAATTTATTTTGATAAAGATAAAATTGAAAAGATCCTGTTCAACCTGCTTTCCAACGCATTTAAATACACGCACGATAACGGGCAGGTAAGTATTAACCTGGTGTACAATGCGCGTGACAATAATGAAGGCGATGGAACGCTGGCCATAGAAGTAAAAGACACCGGGATAGGAATTCCGGCCGATAAACAGGAAAAGATCTTTGAACGGTTCTTTCAAACAGATGTGCCGGCAAGCATGGCCAACCAGGGCACCGGCATTGGACTGGCCATTACAAAGGAGTTTGTAAAACTGCACAATGGAATTATAACCGTAAAAAGCGAACCGGAACAAGGGACCTGTTTCACGGTTTTATTGCCTGCCAAAAAGTTCTATGAACCTGCAGTACGTCCGGCAGGGGCTTCCATCCCGGTGCAGGATATGGAAGAGCTGATGGCGGAAGAAGGCAAAAAGACCGATAAAAAGAAAACGGTCATAATAGTAGAAGACAATGAAGACCTTCGGTTTTATTTGAAAGACAACCTGAATGGGCAATACCATGTGGAAGAAGCCATAAACGGAAAGGAAGGGTGGGAAAAAATAAAGCAGCTGAATCCCGACCTGGTGGTGAGCGATATTATGATGCCCCTGATGGACGGCATTGAACTGGCCCGGAAAATTAAGACCGAAACGCAAACAGCCCATATTCCCATTATTTTGCTGACTGCCATGGGCAGCGAAGAAAAGCAACTCGAAGGCCTGAAGGTGGGCGTAAACGATTACATTACCAAACCGTTCACTTTCGAGATCCTGGCCTCCCGCATCAGGAACCTGCTGGCCCAGCAAAAATTATTACAGAAAAAGTTCCAGAAACAAATTGAGGTGAACCCGGCAGAAATAACGGTCACCTCTGTTGATGAAAAATTTTTAAAACAGGCGCTGGAGGTGGTTGAAAAACAAATTGACAACCCCGATTTTTCCGTAGAGGACATCAGCCGCGATATGTGTATGAACCGGGTTACCTTTTACCGGAAGATCCTTTCGCTTACCGGCAAAACGCCCCTGGAATTTATCCGGTCTATCCGCCTCAAAAGGGCTGCCCAGTTATTGGAAAAAAGCGGGCTGTCGGTTGCCGAGATCGCCTACGAGGTAGGATTCAATAGTCCCAAGGTATTCACCAAATTTTTTAAAGAAGAGTTCAAAGTGCCGCCTTCCCAGTACGCGGCGGGTAAAAATGAAAAAGACGACCTGTAA
- a CDS encoding DNA-directed RNA polymerase subunit alpha C-terminal domain-containing protein produces the protein MKSREHLLSEVQWIMHDSDLANYKMVANWLYRHIKLHEMDFSIIDANIEDIGLSGRAYNVLKENDIKSLQELLILVSNGHSIRVLKGAGKTVTKEIEEKVLKFQHAHIFKDRNVNMQARP, from the coding sequence ATGAAAAGCAGAGAACATCTTTTATCGGAGGTTCAATGGATAATGCATGATTCTGATTTAGCCAATTACAAAATGGTAGCAAACTGGCTATACCGGCATATTAAATTACATGAAATGGACTTTTCTATTATCGATGCCAATATAGAAGATATAGGGCTGTCTGGCAGGGCTTATAATGTTTTAAAGGAAAATGACATAAAGTCTCTTCAGGAATTGCTGATCTTAGTATCTAACGGGCATAGCATCCGGGTTTTAAAAGGCGCAGGCAAAACTGTAACAAAAGAAATAGAGGAAAAAGTATTGAAATTCCAACATGCGCATATTTTTAAAGACAGAAACGTAAATATGCAAGCACGCCCGTAA
- a CDS encoding helix-turn-helix domain-containing protein, producing the protein MFKTTPYSNYILIAIETIKTEIDKDPFGYKKAAELLEHLCTPHRNNVEKAFKVVYGYGIKEYQVRQRLNAAKQHLMEGMPKKFVARKCFYGSISAFSTAFKKQFGVPPTEWENNWRSEVTVLDTAKM; encoded by the coding sequence ATGTTCAAAACAACACCTTATTCGAATTATATCCTTATTGCAATAGAAACTATCAAGACTGAAATAGATAAAGATCCATTTGGTTATAAAAAGGCCGCAGAGCTATTGGAGCACTTGTGCACCCCACATAGAAATAATGTTGAAAAGGCATTTAAGGTTGTATATGGCTACGGTATTAAGGAATACCAGGTGAGACAGCGTTTGAATGCCGCCAAACAGCACCTCATGGAAGGAATGCCGAAAAAATTTGTAGCCAGGAAATGCTTCTATGGTTCCATCAGTGCGTTCAGTACCGCTTTTAAAAAACAGTTTGGCGTGCCACCTACTGAATGGGAAAATAACTGGCGAAGCGAGGTAACTGTATTGGACACTGCAAAAATGTAA
- a CDS encoding helix-turn-helix domain-containing protein codes for MTRRVLKHSFVLLNVDYVQLGKKWNYKNVLSPYYRMYYIDEGEGSISNEKDAWVLEPGYMYLIPSFTLCNLQGSDHLGQYFVHFFEDAVDGISLFHNSRTVFKVKATGGDTGNFKRLLDINPGRKINRSPNPKVYEKNVYYQEYEALNNQQSYELFLETQGILLQLISKFIGPEQLQKSDTTGIPAKVVDLLGFIQLNLGKRLTVKELAAMVNQHPDYLSRLFLKLTGERPLSYIHTKRIERAQYLMMTTQQSLSQIAEATGFDNLPHFSKVFKKKTSLTPGQYREQNHATGML; via the coding sequence ATGACCCGAAGAGTACTAAAACATTCATTTGTATTGTTGAACGTGGACTATGTTCAATTGGGCAAAAAATGGAATTATAAGAATGTACTAAGCCCGTATTACCGGATGTATTATATCGACGAAGGCGAGGGAAGCATTTCCAATGAAAAGGATGCCTGGGTGCTGGAACCGGGCTATATGTATCTTATCCCAAGCTTTACGTTGTGCAACCTGCAGGGCTCCGACCACCTGGGTCAGTATTTTGTTCATTTTTTTGAAGACGCCGTGGATGGCATTTCTTTATTTCACAACAGCCGTACGGTTTTCAAGGTGAAAGCAACCGGAGGGGATACCGGAAATTTTAAAAGATTACTCGATATAAATCCCGGCAGAAAGATCAACCGCTCCCCTAACCCGAAGGTATATGAAAAAAACGTTTACTACCAGGAATATGAAGCACTCAACAACCAGCAAAGCTATGAGCTGTTCCTGGAGACCCAGGGCATTCTGTTGCAATTGATCTCAAAATTCATAGGTCCCGAACAATTGCAAAAAAGCGACACCACCGGTATTCCAGCCAAGGTGGTTGACCTGTTGGGGTTTATCCAGCTGAACCTGGGCAAACGTTTAACAGTGAAGGAACTGGCCGCTATGGTAAACCAGCATCCCGATTATTTGTCGAGGCTATTTTTAAAACTAACCGGCGAAAGACCGTTGTCGTACATTCACACCAAACGCATTGAAAGGGCGCAATACCTGATGATGACCACCCAACAATCCTTGTCGCAAATTGCCGAGGCCACGGGATTCGATAACCTGCCGCATTTCTCCAAGGTTTTTAAAAAGAAAACCAGTTTAACGCCAGGGCAATATAGGGAACAGAATCATGCTACCGGGATGCTGTAA
- a CDS encoding sugar-binding domain-containing protein, protein MKRLLLPALLFFYHIVTAQTGFVRTRPFNDSWKFFLGDAPAAEPSFRDDSWRKLKLPHDWSIELPFDSTSPTGTGGGALRGGIGWYRKTFTIPATEKGRRIAILFDGVYRNSEVWINGHSLGKRPNGYISFEYDLTSYVKYGTTPNVIAVRVDNSQQPNSRWYSGSGIYRNVWLTITDKTYITCWGTYITTPQVSEKKATVNLQLTVQVPAEKKQALAAATTIYNNFGKEMATITTGVPAMQDTPVTVNQQLVVANPSLWSVDNPYLYRAVTRLISNGKIVDEYTTPFGIRYFSFDADKGFFLNGKPVKITGVCNHHDLGCLGTAVNTRALERQLQILKGMGINGIRTSHNPPAPELLTLCDKMGFIVMDEAFDMWKREKNKYDYHLDFDAWYKKDLTDQLLRDRNHPAVFIWSVGNEIQEQWKANNDTSGAAILRELQQIVKSMDNRPTVTANNDPNAYNVLLQANATDLIGYNYNHDKWSAAAVQKAWGRKPFIITESVSALQTRGHYDMPSDSMRRWPQRWDLPVENANADLTCSAYENCSAPWGATHMEILKEFLKNDNISGMYIWTGFDYIGEPTPYPWPARSSYFGIVDLAGFPKDAYYLYQSVLTSKPMLHLFPHWNWKPGQTVDLWAYYNNADEIELFINGQSQGVKRKTGDDLHVMWRVTYEPGIVKAVSRKNGKVIMTKEIKTAGAPAKIVLTPDRNIIKANGDDLSFVTVKVVDKNGTVVPDAGNLVTFNIKGGGVIAGVDNGLQTDLSSFKANTKNAFNGLALAVVQSKSKAGDIMLSATAAGLQGATTIIHAR, encoded by the coding sequence ATGAAACGACTCCTGCTGCCGGCCCTTTTATTTTTTTACCACATTGTTACTGCCCAAACCGGCTTTGTACGAACAAGACCATTCAATGATAGCTGGAAATTTTTTTTAGGCGATGCGCCTGCGGCGGAACCTTCTTTCCGGGACGACAGCTGGCGAAAATTAAAACTGCCCCACGACTGGAGCATTGAATTGCCCTTTGACAGTACAAGCCCAACCGGTACAGGCGGCGGCGCTTTGCGTGGCGGCATCGGCTGGTACCGGAAAACATTTACCATTCCTGCCACGGAAAAGGGCAGGAGGATAGCCATTTTATTCGACGGGGTTTATCGCAACAGCGAAGTGTGGATCAATGGCCATTCCCTGGGCAAAAGACCGAATGGGTATATTTCTTTTGAATACGACCTGACCAGTTATGTAAAATACGGCACTACGCCCAATGTAATTGCCGTGCGCGTGGACAATTCGCAACAGCCCAATAGCCGCTGGTACAGCGGTTCGGGCATTTATCGCAACGTATGGCTAACCATTACTGATAAAACATATATAACCTGCTGGGGAACGTATATTACCACCCCGCAGGTTTCTGAAAAAAAGGCGACCGTGAACCTGCAGCTAACCGTTCAGGTTCCGGCGGAAAAAAAGCAGGCCCTTGCAGCGGCTACTACCATATATAACAACTTTGGAAAGGAGATGGCGACGATTACCACCGGCGTTCCTGCAATGCAGGATACGCCGGTAACGGTAAATCAGCAACTGGTGGTGGCCAATCCTTCACTGTGGTCAGTTGACAATCCTTATTTATACAGGGCGGTTACCCGCCTCATTTCCAATGGGAAGATCGTAGATGAGTACACGACCCCTTTTGGCATCCGGTATTTTTCGTTCGACGCGGATAAAGGGTTTTTCCTGAATGGAAAGCCCGTGAAGATAACCGGGGTTTGCAATCACCACGACCTCGGCTGCCTGGGAACGGCGGTGAACACCAGGGCGTTGGAACGGCAGCTGCAGATCCTGAAAGGCATGGGCATCAATGGCATTCGCACCTCGCATAACCCGCCCGCGCCCGAGTTGCTTACCCTTTGCGATAAAATGGGCTTTATTGTAATGGATGAAGCGTTTGATATGTGGAAACGGGAAAAGAACAAATATGATTATCATCTTGATTTTGATGCCTGGTATAAAAAAGACCTTACCGATCAGCTGCTGAGAGACCGCAACCACCCGGCTGTGTTTATCTGGAGTGTGGGCAACGAGATCCAGGAACAATGGAAAGCCAACAATGATACCAGCGGGGCCGCCATTTTGCGCGAGCTGCAGCAGATCGTAAAATCGATGGACAACCGGCCCACCGTTACGGCCAATAACGACCCCAATGCCTATAACGTATTGTTGCAGGCCAATGCTACAGATCTCATCGGATACAATTACAATCATGACAAATGGAGCGCCGCCGCAGTACAAAAAGCCTGGGGCCGCAAACCCTTTATAATAACCGAATCGGTGTCGGCATTGCAAACACGCGGCCATTACGACATGCCTTCGGACAGCATGCGCCGCTGGCCCCAACGCTGGGACCTGCCCGTTGAAAATGCCAATGCCGATCTTACCTGTTCGGCCTACGAAAATTGCTCGGCGCCCTGGGGCGCCACCCATATGGAAATACTAAAGGAATTTTTAAAGAATGACAATATAAGCGGCATGTACATCTGGACGGGGTTCGACTACATAGGTGAACCCACGCCCTATCCCTGGCCCGCACGCAGTTCTTATTTTGGCATTGTTGACCTGGCCGGGTTTCCCAAAGACGCTTATTATTTATACCAGAGCGTGCTTACCAGTAAGCCCATGCTGCACCTGTTCCCGCATTGGAACTGGAAACCGGGACAAACGGTTGACCTATGGGCGTATTACAACAATGCCGATGAAATTGAATTATTCATCAATGGGCAATCACAGGGTGTAAAAAGAAAGACCGGCGACGACCTGCATGTGATGTGGCGGGTAACTTATGAACCAGGTATCGTAAAAGCGGTGTCGCGTAAGAATGGAAAAGTGATAATGACGAAAGAAATAAAAACGGCCGGGGCGCCCGCAAAGATTGTGCTCACTCCCGACAGGAATATTATCAAGGCAAATGGCGACGACCTTTCTTTCGTAACCGTGAAGGTGGTTGATAAGAACGGCACCGTGGTGCCTGATGCCGGTAACCTGGTAACATTCAACATCAAAGGAGGCGGCGTGATTGCAGGCGTTGATAACGGGTTGCAAACTGATCTTTCTTCCTTCAAAGCCAATACAAAAAACGCATTCAACGGCCTGGCGCTGGCGGTAGTGCAATCGAAAAGCAAAGCGGGGGATATTATGCTCTCAGCTACCGCAGCAGGATTGCAGGGCGCCACTACCATTATACATGCCAGATAG
- a CDS encoding glycoside hydrolase family 3 C-terminal domain-containing protein has protein sequence MKTYLSAFLLLMAGAAHAQPGTLNSKLGTRNSEPGTLNSKPGTLNPVPGTRNSNGTEQKIQALIGQMTLPEKVSLLHGNSKFYVGGIKRLGIPEWATSDGPHGVRAEINRHNWGYAGWTNDSATCFPPGTALAATWNPALAYNRGLVLGEEARYRKKDVLLGPGINIIRSPLCGRNFEYMSEDPLLVSRMAVAYIKALQTKDVAASVKHWLANNQETHRDSIDVTMSERALREIYLPAFKASVMEGGAYTVMAAYNRFRGEWCSENEYLNRQLLRKEFGFTGVLMTDWSAAHTTVKAALTGLDLEMGTDKNDYNEWYFADPLIKAVQEGKVPVSVVDEKVANVLRVMYRTKMFDENNRAKGAMNTREHQQAAYNSAAEAAVLLQNNGKLLPLHFDKISSIAVIGDNATRKHCNGGLSSEIKTLYEITPLQALQQKFGATLKINYAPGYEKQSTFREGNNSGQSGTAQVNWKLIDEAVAVARQSDVVLFFGGLNHDFDTESSDKQTMDLPYGQEVLIQEIAKANPKTVVVIIAGSPVQLTGIVNRVPAIVWSWFGGMEAGNAVADVLSGKVNPSGKLPFTIPVSLAQSPAHALGNYPGRDLKVNYEEDILVGYRWFDTKNMQPQFPFGYGLSYTDFSIGHMLTDKTSYSKNDSIRVTCTIKNTGPVYGAEVVQLYVSDPVCSVLRPQKELKAFEKVFLKPGETKTVSMNVKVADLAFYDESKKAWNTEAGEYILQVGNSSRTIIQKVKISVQ, from the coding sequence ATGAAAACATATCTTTCCGCATTTTTATTATTGATGGCTGGTGCAGCCCATGCACAACCCGGGACCCTGAACTCGAAACTCGGAACTCGGAACTCTGAACCCGGAACTCTGAACTCGAAACCTGGAACTCTGAACCCGGTACCCGGAACCAGGAACTCTAATGGCACGGAGCAAAAGATCCAGGCGCTGATCGGCCAAATGACCCTGCCCGAAAAAGTGAGCCTGCTGCATGGCAATTCAAAATTTTATGTAGGCGGCATAAAACGGCTGGGCATTCCCGAATGGGCCACCAGCGACGGGCCCCATGGCGTTAGGGCCGAAATAAACCGGCACAACTGGGGTTATGCGGGCTGGACAAATGATTCCGCCACCTGTTTTCCGCCGGGAACTGCCCTGGCAGCCACCTGGAACCCGGCGCTGGCGTATAACCGCGGTTTGGTGTTGGGCGAAGAAGCCCGCTACCGGAAAAAAGACGTGTTGCTGGGCCCTGGCATCAACATCATTCGTTCACCCTTGTGCGGCCGCAACTTTGAATACATGAGCGAAGATCCTTTGCTGGTATCAAGAATGGCCGTTGCTTATATAAAAGCGTTGCAAACAAAAGACGTGGCGGCCAGCGTAAAACACTGGCTGGCCAATAACCAGGAAACACACCGCGACTCAATTGATGTGACGATGAGTGAAAGGGCTTTGCGCGAAATTTATTTACCGGCCTTTAAAGCCTCCGTTATGGAAGGCGGCGCCTATACCGTGATGGCCGCTTATAACCGGTTCAGAGGCGAATGGTGCTCGGAAAATGAGTACCTGAACCGGCAGCTGCTTCGTAAAGAATTTGGTTTTACCGGCGTTCTCATGACCGATTGGTCGGCGGCGCATACCACGGTAAAAGCTGCGCTAACCGGGCTCGACCTGGAAATGGGTACCGATAAAAATGATTACAACGAATGGTATTTCGCCGATCCGTTAATTAAAGCAGTACAGGAAGGAAAAGTGCCCGTATCGGTGGTGGATGAAAAAGTGGCGAACGTATTGCGGGTAATGTACCGTACAAAAATGTTCGATGAGAACAACCGCGCAAAAGGCGCTATGAATACCCGCGAACATCAGCAGGCGGCGTATAATTCCGCTGCCGAGGCGGCGGTGTTATTGCAGAACAATGGAAAACTGTTGCCGCTGCATTTCGATAAAATAAGCTCCATTGCCGTTATTGGCGACAATGCCACCCGTAAACATTGCAACGGCGGTTTGAGCTCTGAAATTAAAACGCTGTATGAAATAACGCCCCTGCAGGCCCTGCAGCAGAAATTTGGCGCAACCCTTAAGATAAATTATGCACCCGGGTACGAAAAGCAATCCACGTTCCGGGAGGGTAATAATTCCGGCCAGTCAGGTACAGCCCAGGTGAACTGGAAACTGATCGACGAAGCGGTGGCTGTTGCCCGGCAATCGGATGTAGTGCTTTTCTTCGGTGGACTGAACCATGATTTTGATACGGAGTCTTCCGATAAACAAACGATGGACCTTCCTTACGGACAGGAAGTGCTGATCCAGGAGATTGCCAAAGCAAATCCCAAAACCGTAGTGGTTATTATTGCCGGCTCGCCCGTGCAATTAACCGGCATCGTGAATCGCGTGCCGGCTATTGTATGGAGCTGGTTTGGCGGCATGGAAGCAGGCAATGCAGTGGCCGATGTATTGAGCGGCAAGGTAAATCCTTCGGGCAAACTGCCATTCACCATCCCGGTATCGTTGGCGCAATCGCCCGCCCATGCCCTGGGTAATTATCCCGGCCGTGACCTGAAAGTAAATTATGAAGAAGACATCCTGGTAGGCTATCGCTGGTTTGATACCAAAAACATGCAGCCGCAATTTCCTTTTGGGTATGGGCTGTCGTATACTGATTTTTCCATCGGCCATATGCTGACCGATAAAACAAGCTATAGCAAAAATGACAGCATCAGGGTAACCTGCACCATTAAAAATACCGGCCCTGTGTACGGCGCCGAAGTAGTGCAGTTATACGTAAGCGATCCCGTTTGTTCGGTATTGCGGCCGCAGAAAGAATTGAAAGCATTTGAGAAAGTGTTTTTGAAACCCGGTGAAACAAAAACAGTGAGCATGAACGTGAAAGTGGCCGACCTGGCATTTTATGATGAGTCAAAAAAAGCATGGAACACCGAAGCCGGCGAGTATATTTTGCAGGTAGGCAATTCATCGCGTACTATTATTCAAAAAGTAAAAATTTCAGTTCAATAA